From Nonlabens sp. Ci31, the proteins below share one genomic window:
- a CDS encoding type IX secretion system membrane protein PorP/SprF, producing MKKLFILLAVVFSGQLTIAQEGVPVYLDYLMDNYYLLHPSMAGAAACGKVRGTVRQQWFDQADAPNLQTLSFNTGVGENSGIGAILFNDKNGYHSQTGAYLSYAYHLQVGGGFEDLNRLSFGMNVGMVQSRLDESDFDLTDFDPIITGVLRSDSYFNVDIGMSYFYKEFYAHFTVKNAIFQNREIYSEGFESANQRRYIATLGYLFAPRNNDWQFEPSVLYQRTDRTAEQFMDVNAKAYYDLNDDSVLYMGLSYRQSFDGAEYLDGDNVQEQNLSLLSPIFGIKYKEFTFGYNYSYQFGDIQFANGGFHQITLGIDFLCKKDRWSCNCPAVNL from the coding sequence ATGAAGAAACTATTCATTTTATTAGCTGTCGTTTTTAGTGGCCAGCTAACCATTGCACAAGAAGGTGTTCCAGTTTATTTAGATTACTTAATGGATAATTATTATCTACTCCACCCTTCTATGGCAGGAGCAGCAGCTTGTGGTAAAGTTAGAGGTACGGTGAGGCAGCAGTGGTTTGATCAAGCAGACGCCCCAAACCTGCAAACACTAAGTTTTAACACTGGTGTAGGGGAGAATAGCGGTATAGGAGCCATATTATTCAACGATAAAAACGGTTACCACTCACAGACGGGTGCTTATCTTTCCTATGCCTATCACCTGCAAGTAGGTGGTGGCTTTGAAGATTTAAACCGCCTTTCTTTTGGTATGAACGTGGGTATGGTGCAAAGCAGGCTTGATGAGTCTGACTTTGATCTGACTGATTTTGATCCTATCATTACAGGAGTTCTTAGAAGTGATTCTTACTTTAATGTAGATATAGGAATGTCTTATTTCTACAAAGAATTCTACGCACATTTTACAGTTAAGAATGCTATTTTTCAAAACCGTGAGATCTATTCAGAAGGTTTTGAAAGTGCTAACCAACGTCGTTACATAGCCACATTGGGATATCTATTTGCTCCACGTAATAACGACTGGCAATTTGAGCCATCTGTGTTATACCAGCGTACGGATCGCACAGCAGAGCAGTTTATGGATGTCAACGCAAAAGCTTATTACGATCTAAATGACGATAGCGTCCTGTACATGGGACTTTCTTATCGTCAGAGTTTTGATGGAGCTGAGTATCTTGATGGAGATAACGTACAAGAGCAAAATTTGTCGCTTCTGTCTCCTATTTTTGGAATCAAGTATAAGGAATTTACTTTTGGTTATAATTACAGTTACCAGTTCGGTGATATACAATTTGCAAATGGTGGCTTCCATCAGATTACATTAGGGATTGACTTTTTGTGTAAAAAAGACAGATGGAGTTGTAACTGTCCTGCGGTAAACTTGTAG
- a CDS encoding NifU family protein has translation MENHQIKVVPTSNEAIIKFESNHFLVKNHSYEFKNIDDAKSSPLAQQLFYLPFVKTVYIAQNFIAIERYDIVSWEDVQTEVSEQIENYLNSGELLVKTDEEKKKVPVTVYAEATPNPNAMKFVANKKLTVNSKEFKSINDTEVDTLARNLYTFPFIKELYVDENYISIQKHDVISWDEVTHEVRSFIRESLESGSSIGETKHESAAIVKEKGESVDLPKFENLDDISKKIVEILDEYIKPAVASDGGNIVFEGYEESNGEVRVILQGACSGCPSSTMTLRNGIETMLKEMIPGKIERVVALNG, from the coding sequence ATGGAAAATCATCAAATTAAAGTAGTTCCTACGAGTAATGAAGCAATCATTAAATTTGAAAGCAATCATTTTCTAGTAAAAAATCACAGTTACGAGTTTAAAAACATAGATGACGCAAAGTCTTCTCCTCTTGCGCAGCAGTTGTTTTATCTGCCTTTTGTGAAAACGGTTTATATCGCACAAAATTTTATAGCAATAGAACGTTATGATATTGTTTCTTGGGAAGATGTACAAACCGAAGTTTCAGAACAAATAGAAAACTACCTAAATAGCGGAGAACTCCTAGTAAAAACGGACGAAGAGAAAAAGAAAGTGCCGGTAACTGTTTACGCTGAAGCAACACCCAATCCTAATGCCATGAAGTTTGTGGCCAATAAAAAACTTACTGTAAACAGTAAAGAGTTTAAAAGCATCAATGATACAGAGGTTGACACACTCGCCAGAAATCTGTATACCTTCCCTTTTATTAAAGAACTATATGTAGATGAAAACTATATATCTATTCAAAAACACGACGTTATATCATGGGATGAAGTAACCCATGAAGTGCGTTCCTTTATAAGAGAGTCTTTAGAAAGCGGTTCTTCAATAGGGGAAACAAAGCATGAAAGCGCCGCGATTGTTAAGGAAAAAGGAGAGTCTGTGGACTTACCTAAATTTGAGAATCTAGACGATATTTCTAAAAAAATAGTTGAAATTCTAGACGAATACATCAAACCAGCGGTCGCCAGCGACGGTGGTAACATTGTTTTTGAGGGTTATGAAGAAAGTAATGGTGAAGTACGTGTTATTCTCCAAGGAGCCTGCAGCGGTTGCCCTTCTTCTACAATGACCTTACGCAATGGCATTGAAACC